One part of the Acetoanaerobium sticklandii genome encodes these proteins:
- a CDS encoding electron transfer flavoprotein subunit alpha/FixB family protein — MNLADYKGVLVYIEQRDGEIQKVSLELLGKGKELAEKLGEKLSAVVLGHNIKALANELIYHGAEKVITVDHEVLKNFTNEPYTKALTAVINNEKPAIVLVGATSIGRDIAPRVSARIHTGLTADCTSLDIDDETRNLMMTRPAFGGNIMATIICPDHRPQMSTVRPGVMLKLERNTSNTGDVIDFDAGLNAQDLNVEVLEIVKEDHKKVNIEDAKVLVSAGRGIGSKENMNPLYDLADELKGEVSGSRAVIDNAWLDKDRQVGQTGKTVRPDLYFACGISGAIQHIAGMEESELIIAINKNPDAPIFEVADLGIVGDVSKVLPLLTEELKKSKKEQ, encoded by the coding sequence ATGAATTTAGCAGATTATAAAGGAGTTTTAGTTTATATAGAGCAAAGAGACGGAGAAATTCAAAAGGTATCATTAGAATTGCTTGGAAAAGGAAAAGAGTTAGCTGAAAAATTAGGTGAAAAGCTAAGTGCTGTGGTTTTAGGCCATAACATTAAGGCTCTTGCTAATGAATTAATTTATCATGGAGCAGAAAAGGTTATAACAGTTGATCATGAAGTTCTAAAGAATTTTACAAATGAGCCATATACAAAAGCGCTTACTGCTGTAATTAATAATGAAAAACCAGCTATTGTTTTAGTTGGAGCTACATCAATAGGTAGAGATATTGCACCTAGAGTATCTGCAAGAATACATACAGGACTTACTGCTGACTGTACTTCTTTAGATATCGATGACGAGACAAGAAATTTAATGATGACAAGACCAGCATTTGGTGGAAATATTATGGCAACGATTATTTGTCCTGACCATAGACCGCAGATGTCAACTGTTAGACCTGGAGTTATGCTTAAGCTTGAAAGAAATACTTCAAATACAGGTGATGTAATTGATTTTGATGCTGGTTTAAATGCACAGGATTTAAATGTTGAAGTGCTTGAAATAGTTAAGGAAGATCATAAAAAAGTAAATATTGAAGATGCTAAAGTTTTAGTATCAGCAGGAAGAGGTATTGGTTCAAAAGAAAATATGAATCCTTTATATGATCTGGCTGATGAACTTAAAGGAGAGGTTTCTGGCTCTCGTGCTGTTATTGATAACGCATGGCTAGATAAGGACAGACAAGTAGGTCAAACAGGTAAAACTGTAAGACCAGATTTATATTTTGCTTGTGGAATATCAGGAGCTATTCAGCACATTGCTGGTATGGAAGAGTCTGAGCTAATTATAGCAATTAATAAAAACCCAGATGCTCCAATATTTGAAGTTGCAGACTTAGGTATAGTAGGAGACGTATCAAAAGTACTTCCTCTTCTTACTGAAGAACTTAAGAAGTCAAAAAAAGAGCAATAA
- a CDS encoding methyl-accepting chemotaxis protein: MAKNRSLVNKVLISSLSLVILVFSVTFYLNISSNINFSKKTVEQNLISESSLISSSINQFFEKSGALVIQGATNSTFKEFMKIAEDRDLLSTYPGYADVLNELNIIKSLDENILSIYVGPIKANTILVQDGWVGMDDFSLKDRGWFKQMKEANKLIYTDAYVDAITDKMVVTIATPVYDNGELLGAFGIDLAIDQLPSIISQHTIKNEGYAFLVDTQGLVLYHPNEEKILNENITEISGNLGEIGKQMISGNTGIGTYDYDEKNHIISYSPLNANGWSLGVTVDENIAMKQVNKSTNQSIIMVILGILVIGVVLYSVIKNSLKPIPKLVETMHLISSGDLTSRVKVTSNDEIGEIATTLNQMLDNQQSIIKEVVSDSKSLMSATESLATAMDLSNASIDNISTQLNDMSGRFQNNASIVEEATASINEITDTSQIVFEQVKQASQSTESALNSVDYGKKEMVEIVSSIGKVKESSNEVYKVIEKLKASSLEISEIVNIITSISEQTNLLALNASIEAARAGEHGRGFAVVANEVGKLAENSNQSAQKISSLIDEIQVDISQADKIMSQENTLVEDSVAKVHDTNQEFGKIFSEIKNMAEKIAIITESSRKQFEVTEQMQQAMNELSETTQNNAISVEEASNDIVSQVKNFDNISNQISQVEEIAKSLESEASKFTI, translated from the coding sequence GTGGCAAAAAATCGAAGTCTGGTCAACAAGGTATTAATAAGCAGTCTATCTTTAGTAATTTTAGTTTTTTCTGTAACTTTTTATTTAAATATTAGCTCAAATATCAATTTTTCTAAAAAAACAGTTGAGCAAAACTTAATTTCGGAATCTTCTTTAATTTCTTCTTCAATAAATCAATTTTTTGAAAAAAGTGGTGCTTTAGTTATCCAAGGAGCTACCAATAGTACATTTAAGGAATTTATGAAAATAGCCGAAGACAGGGATCTGTTATCTACATATCCTGGCTACGCTGATGTTCTAAACGAGCTGAACATAATAAAAAGTTTAGATGAAAATATACTGTCTATTTATGTTGGTCCTATAAAAGCAAATACTATTTTGGTTCAAGATGGCTGGGTAGGAATGGATGATTTTTCGCTTAAGGATCGCGGATGGTTTAAGCAAATGAAGGAAGCTAACAAACTCATATATACAGATGCTTATGTAGATGCAATCACAGATAAAATGGTTGTTACTATTGCAACTCCAGTGTATGACAATGGTGAGCTACTTGGTGCTTTTGGAATAGACCTAGCTATAGATCAATTACCTTCTATAATTAGTCAACACACAATTAAAAACGAAGGCTATGCATTTTTAGTTGATACACAAGGGTTAGTATTATATCACCCTAATGAAGAAAAAATACTAAATGAAAATATAACAGAAATAAGTGGTAACCTAGGTGAAATTGGCAAGCAAATGATATCTGGTAATACAGGTATAGGAACTTATGATTATGATGAGAAAAATCATATCATATCATATTCTCCTTTGAACGCCAATGGTTGGTCGCTTGGTGTTACCGTCGATGAAAACATTGCAATGAAACAAGTTAACAAATCTACAAACCAAAGTATAATTATGGTTATATTAGGTATACTAGTAATTGGCGTTGTACTATATAGTGTAATTAAAAACTCTTTAAAACCAATCCCTAAGCTTGTAGAAACAATGCATCTTATTTCTTCTGGTGATTTAACTTCAAGAGTAAAGGTTACATCTAATGATGAAATTGGAGAAATTGCAACTACATTAAATCAAATGTTAGATAATCAGCAAAGCATAATTAAAGAGGTTGTAAGTGATTCAAAATCTCTTATGAGCGCTACAGAGTCTTTAGCTACTGCGATGGATTTGTCAAATGCAAGTATTGACAATATCTCTACTCAGCTTAACGATATGTCTGGTAGATTTCAAAATAATGCTAGTATAGTTGAAGAGGCAACTGCATCAATTAATGAAATTACTGATACTTCTCAGATTGTATTTGAACAAGTTAAGCAGGCTTCACAATCAACAGAATCAGCGTTAAATTCTGTTGACTATGGTAAAAAAGAAATGGTCGAAATTGTTTCTTCTATAGGTAAGGTTAAAGAATCTTCAAACGAAGTTTATAAGGTTATCGAAAAATTAAAGGCTTCATCTTTAGAAATAAGTGAAATAGTAAATATAATTACATCAATTTCAGAGCAGACCAATTTATTAGCCCTTAATGCATCTATAGAAGCTGCCAGAGCCGGAGAGCATGGAAGAGGTTTTGCAGTAGTAGCAAACGAGGTTGGTAAATTAGCCGAAAATAGCAATCAGTCAGCTCAAAAAATCAGTTCTCTAATTGATGAAATCCAAGTTGACATAAGCCAAGCAGATAAAATTATGTCTCAAGAAAATACTTTAGTTGAAGATAGTGTAGCAAAAGTTCATGATACTAACCAAGAATTTGGAAAGATATTTAGCGAGATAAAAAATATGGCTGAAAAAATAGCTATAATAACAGAATCATCAAGAAAGCAATTCGAAGTAACTGAGCAAATGCAGCAAGCTATGAATGAACTATCAGAAACTACACAAAACAATGCTATTTCAGTTGAAGAGGCAAGCAATGATATAGTATCTCAAGTTAAGAACTTTGATAATATATCAAATCAAATATCACAAGTTGAAGAAATAGCTAAATCATTAGAATCAGAAGCCTCTAAATTTACAATATAA
- a CDS encoding TrkH family potassium uptake protein, with translation MIRIPKDKHKYEFSASQIIVIGFAIVILIGGILLNLPMASINNENVGFLNSIFTATSAVCVTGLVVVDTGTYWTTFGKIVIMLLIQIGGLGFMSVATLGAMLLGKKISLRERLIIKESLNQSTLSGVVKLTRQMLYGTFFIEFIGALMLSLKFVPIYGFKKGIFYSVFHSVSAFCNAGFDLIGGGRSLIPFVDSGVVNITIMLLIILGGLGFTVIFDVVAKRSFRKLNLHSKIVITLSFVLIAISFVLFFIMESSNPDTMENLSIKGKVLASLFQSVTPRTAGFNTINLGGMENSSKLLTIILMFIGGSPASTAGGIKTSTLAILILAVRTLIVGKENVEIFGRRISYRAVNKSLAVVFIGIFVVISGTMILSLTEPAQDFLTIMFETVSAFGTVGLSLGMTSSLSNIGKILVIFTMFIGRVGSLTILLALASNEKKSLYNYPEEKVIVG, from the coding sequence ATGATTAGGATACCAAAAGATAAGCATAAATATGAATTTTCTGCATCGCAGATTATTGTTATAGGTTTTGCAATTGTAATTCTTATTGGAGGAATTCTACTGAATTTACCTATGGCTTCTATAAATAATGAGAATGTAGGATTTTTAAATTCTATATTTACTGCTACATCGGCAGTTTGTGTGACTGGCCTCGTAGTGGTTGACACGGGAACTTACTGGACAACCTTTGGAAAAATAGTAATAATGCTTTTGATCCAAATTGGGGGTTTAGGTTTCATGTCAGTTGCAACTCTTGGAGCTATGCTACTTGGTAAAAAAATATCTTTACGAGAAAGACTTATAATAAAAGAATCATTGAATCAAAGTACATTATCAGGGGTAGTTAAACTTACTAGACAAATGCTATATGGTACTTTTTTTATAGAGTTTATAGGGGCACTTATGCTCTCATTAAAGTTTGTTCCTATATACGGATTTAAAAAAGGTATTTTTTATTCAGTATTCCATTCAGTATCTGCATTTTGTAATGCTGGATTTGATTTAATTGGCGGAGGAAGGTCTCTAATTCCTTTTGTAGATAGTGGTGTTGTTAACATCACTATAATGTTACTTATTATTTTAGGTGGGCTTGGTTTTACCGTAATTTTTGATGTAGTAGCTAAAAGAAGTTTCAGAAAACTTAACTTACATTCAAAAATAGTTATTACATTAAGTTTTGTTTTAATTGCTATATCGTTTGTTTTATTTTTTATAATGGAGAGTTCAAATCCAGATACTATGGAAAATCTATCTATTAAGGGAAAAGTACTAGCATCATTATTTCAGTCAGTAACACCAAGAACAGCGGGCTTTAATACAATTAATTTAGGTGGTATGGAAAACAGCTCAAAGTTATTAACAATTATACTTATGTTTATCGGAGGCTCTCCAGCCTCAACAGCAGGTGGAATAAAAACGTCAACACTTGCAATTTTGATTCTTGCAGTAAGAACTCTAATTGTGGGTAAAGAAAATGTTGAGATATTTGGTAGAAGAATTTCTTATAGAGCGGTAAACAAATCTTTGGCTGTAGTTTTCATAGGAATATTTGTAGTTATAAGTGGCACTATGATATTATCACTTACTGAACCAGCGCAGGACTTTTTAACTATAATGTTTGAAACTGTTTCAGCTTTTGGAACAGTTGGGTTGTCATTAGGGATGACATCTTCATTAAGCAATATAGGTAAAATATTGGTAATATTTACTATGTTTATTGGCAGGGTAGGATCTTTGACAATATTGCTAGCACTAGCAAGTAATGAAAAGAAATCATTATATAATTATCCAGAAGAAAAAGTGATTGTCGGTTAG
- a CDS encoding potassium channel family protein — MKNYVVIGCGRFGSSVAKTLYSLGHEVLAIDKNEEKVQNIAEQVTHAVEADCTDENVLRSLGIRNFDVAVISIGSDIQSSIMATLIAKELGVHYVLCKAQNELQAKVLYKIGADRVVFPERDMGIRVAHNLVSQNVLEYIELDPHYSIAEIVAPSKWIGKTIGTLDLRANYGINVMAVKHGMQINISPEADDVLKPGDILVVIGKNEQINKVEERG, encoded by the coding sequence ATGAAAAACTATGTTGTAATTGGATGCGGTAGATTTGGTTCGTCGGTTGCAAAAACCTTATATAGTTTAGGCCATGAGGTTTTGGCGATAGATAAAAATGAAGAAAAAGTTCAAAATATAGCTGAGCAAGTAACTCATGCTGTAGAAGCTGATTGTACTGACGAAAATGTGCTTAGATCTTTAGGTATTAGAAATTTTGATGTTGCAGTAATAAGTATAGGTTCTGATATTCAGTCCTCCATAATGGCTACCTTGATAGCTAAAGAGCTGGGTGTTCATTATGTACTTTGTAAAGCTCAAAACGAGCTTCAAGCAAAAGTATTATATAAAATAGGGGCGGATAGAGTTGTTTTTCCAGAAAGAGATATGGGTATAAGAGTAGCTCACAATTTAGTATCTCAAAATGTTTTGGAATACATTGAACTTGACCCACATTATTCTATTGCTGAAATAGTAGCTCCTTCAAAATGGATAGGAAAAACAATAGGGACTTTAGATTTAAGAGCTAATTACGGAATAAATGTTATGGCAGTAAAGCATGGAATGCAGATTAATATTTCTCCGGAGGCTGATGATGTATTGAAACCTGGGGACATCTTAGTTGTAATAGGAAAAAATGAACAAATTAATAAAGTCGAAGAAAGAGGCTAA
- a CDS encoding TrmH family RNA methyltransferase, whose amino-acid sequence MKSIESFDNPKYKLAMSLMQSKYRKKNQMFLAEGLRNVELAIENPKTIYLIFIQEDRINEPRYSNIIKNTGDKSFVVPSKLMETISDTVTSQGIVAICNFESFMIDDIDFNNDILILDKIQDPGNLGTILRTADAAGISTVICTKGTTDIYSSKVVRSAMGSLMHLKILFIDDYESLNILKKNDYKIISSSLENALDYNVLSTIQSKVAIVLGNEANGIDDKLLNLSDIKVKIPLYGAAESLNVGIAGGILMYKLKERTLF is encoded by the coding sequence ATGAAAAGTATTGAATCTTTTGATAATCCTAAATACAAACTAGCTATGTCGCTTATGCAAAGTAAATATAGAAAAAAAAATCAGATGTTTTTAGCTGAAGGCTTAAGAAATGTTGAACTCGCTATTGAGAATCCTAAGACAATTTATCTCATATTTATTCAAGAAGATAGGATAAATGAACCTAGATATTCTAATATAATAAAAAATACGGGAGATAAATCATTTGTTGTTCCAAGTAAATTAATGGAGACGATTAGCGATACCGTTACCTCGCAAGGAATAGTTGCCATATGCAATTTTGAAAGCTTTATGATTGACGATATTGATTTTAATAACGATATACTTATATTAGATAAAATTCAAGACCCCGGCAATCTTGGAACTATTTTAAGAACAGCAGATGCCGCAGGGATTAGTACTGTAATATGCACAAAAGGGACAACGGATATATATTCTTCAAAGGTAGTTAGATCTGCTATGGGCTCACTTATGCATTTAAAAATTCTGTTCATTGATGACTATGAAAGCCTAAATATTCTTAAAAAAAATGATTATAAAATTATTTCGTCATCATTAGAGAATGCATTAGATTATAATGTACTTAGCACCATACAGTCTAAAGTCGCTATAGTGCTTGGAAATGAAGCTAATGGCATAGATGATAAACTATTAAACCTCTCTGACATAAAGGTTAAAATTCCTTTATATGGAGCAGCTGAATCTCTCAATGTAGGAATAGCTGGAGGAATTTTAATGTACAAACTTAAAGAAAGAACGTTGTTTTAG
- the pheS gene encoding phenylalanine--tRNA ligase subunit alpha — MKTKLSQLREEALKSLSAVEEMDILENLRVQYMGKKGELTNILKEMGKLSAEERPVIGKIANEVRGEIESIIEEKKSSLKLAVINQKLKTESIDVTIPVKTKFVGKIHPITKVVREMEQIFMSMGFSVVEGPEIETIENNFDALNAPQNHPSRDMSDTFYISENLLLRTQTSPVQVRTMRENTPPIRVISPGRCFRCDTPDATHSPMFHQLEGLVVDKHITFANLKSTLEEFAYKFFGPDTKTKFRPHNFPFTEPSAEMDISCFKCSGSGCPTCKGEGWMEILGAGMVHPNVLRNCGIDPEIYSGFAFGMGVDRIAMTKYEIDDIRYLYENDMRFLSQF; from the coding sequence ATGAAAACCAAATTAAGTCAGCTTAGAGAAGAAGCTTTAAAATCTTTAAGTGCAGTTGAGGAAATGGATATTTTAGAAAATTTAAGAGTTCAATATATGGGGAAAAAAGGTGAGCTAACAAATATATTAAAAGAAATGGGAAAGCTATCAGCAGAGGAAAGACCTGTAATTGGTAAAATTGCAAATGAAGTTAGAGGAGAAATAGAAAGCATTATAGAAGAAAAAAAATCGTCTCTAAAGCTTGCTGTAATTAACCAGAAGCTTAAAACAGAATCGATAGATGTTACAATCCCAGTAAAAACAAAATTTGTAGGGAAAATCCATCCTATTACAAAGGTTGTAAGAGAAATGGAACAGATTTTTATGTCAATGGGTTTTTCTGTAGTAGAAGGGCCTGAAATTGAAACTATTGAGAATAATTTTGATGCGCTTAATGCTCCACAAAATCACCCATCAAGAGATATGTCAGACACATTCTATATAAGTGAAAACTTACTTCTTAGAACCCAGACTTCACCTGTTCAAGTTAGAACAATGAGAGAGAATACTCCGCCAATTAGAGTAATATCTCCAGGTAGATGTTTCAGATGTGATACTCCAGACGCAACTCACTCTCCAATGTTTCATCAGTTAGAGGGTTTAGTGGTAGATAAGCATATAACATTTGCGAACTTAAAGTCTACTCTAGAAGAATTTGCTTATAAATTTTTTGGACCGGACACAAAGACAAAGTTCAGACCACATAACTTTCCATTTACTGAACCGAGTGCTGAAATGGATATAAGCTGTTTCAAATGCTCAGGAAGTGGTTGCCCTACATGTAAAGGAGAAGGCTGGATGGAAATTTTAGGCGCGGGTATGGTTCATCCAAATGTACTTAGAAACTGTGGAATTGATCCAGAAATATACAGCGGATTTGCTTTTGGTATGGGTGTTGATAGGATTGCAATGACTAAGTACGAAATAGATGATATTAGATATTTATATGAAAATGATATGAGATTTTTAAGTCAATTTTAA
- the pheT gene encoding phenylalanine--tRNA ligase subunit beta yields the protein MKAPLKWLKKYVDIDVDVKSFSDAMTMSGTKVEGYEEVGEDISNVVIGKITSITPHPDADKLIITKIDTGSSEVQIVTGAKNVSVGDIIPVALHGSTLPGGIKIKKGKLRGEVSEGMLCSAIELGIDEKYVDIESRDGILLLRGEYTLGDDVRRALLLNDYIVEFELTSNRPDCQSIIGLAHEVSATLDKDVKLPESDFREIDKAIEYEVKVLDKDLCPRFIIREIKDIEIKPSPYFMQRCLIESGIRPINNIVDITNFVMLEYGQPLHAYDASKLSTKEFVIKRASDNDSFYTLDDLERKLDSEMLMITDGQKNIGIAGVMGGQNSDVSDTTTHIVLESANFNADNIRHTSKKLNLRTEASARFEKGIDLSRAEEAINRACHLIDYYGYGKVLSGKKDTLENEIEVKTVVVSIDRINKLLGEKLSPEKMSEILSKLKFKTEIQGNNLSIEVPEFRLDIDMEADIVEEIARLYGYNNILSQNIVGELTSGVKTEDRIFEDYIKDAMMSNGLTEVLTYSFVSPTSLEKIGENLSNAVKLINPLGEETSVMRTSLVPAMLDILSRNLSRKVDFFSGFEVGNIFSNPDAPVQKRAIVAGVYGKEEDFFTMKSRLEGVLDYIGIESRSYQPFSENELYHPMRCAQISSGDEQIGFIGEVHPLIAEKFDIKKRVYLFTLDFDIISGIRTKLKLYKQVPKFPAIKRDIALVVSEEIAVGSIENLIISKGNSLIEKVELFDIYMGDQVPKGKKSVAYGITYRALDRTLTDEEINLVQSKILTHLADELGAHLREI from the coding sequence ATGAAAGCACCTTTAAAATGGTTGAAAAAATATGTTGATATAGATGTTGATGTAAAATCTTTTTCTGACGCTATGACCATGTCAGGAACAAAGGTTGAGGGTTATGAAGAAGTAGGAGAAGATATAAGCAATGTTGTTATTGGTAAAATAACAAGCATAACTCCACACCCAGATGCCGATAAGCTAATCATTACTAAAATAGATACAGGAAGCTCAGAGGTTCAGATAGTAACAGGAGCAAAAAATGTTAGCGTAGGAGATATAATACCAGTGGCACTTCACGGGTCGACTTTACCTGGAGGAATCAAAATTAAGAAGGGTAAATTAAGAGGAGAGGTATCTGAAGGTATGCTTTGTTCGGCAATAGAACTTGGTATAGACGAAAAGTATGTAGATATTGAATCTAGAGATGGAATATTGCTTTTAAGAGGAGAATATACCCTTGGAGATGATGTTAGAAGAGCATTATTGTTAAATGACTACATAGTTGAATTTGAGCTTACATCAAATAGACCAGACTGCCAATCTATCATTGGCCTTGCACATGAAGTTTCTGCAACATTAGACAAGGATGTAAAACTACCAGAGAGTGATTTTAGGGAAATTGATAAGGCTATAGAGTATGAAGTAAAGGTTTTAGATAAGGATTTATGTCCTAGATTTATTATTAGAGAAATTAAAGATATTGAAATAAAGCCTTCACCTTATTTTATGCAAAGATGCTTGATTGAGTCTGGCATTAGACCAATAAACAATATAGTTGATATTACGAATTTTGTAATGCTTGAGTATGGACAGCCTCTGCATGCTTATGATGCATCGAAACTTTCGACAAAGGAATTTGTAATTAAAAGAGCAAGTGACAATGATTCTTTCTACACGCTTGACGATTTAGAAAGAAAACTAGATTCTGAAATGCTCATGATTACTGATGGACAAAAGAATATTGGTATAGCTGGAGTTATGGGTGGTCAAAATTCAGATGTAAGTGATACAACAACTCACATTGTTCTTGAAAGTGCAAATTTTAATGCAGATAACATAAGACATACTTCAAAAAAGCTTAATTTAAGAACGGAAGCATCCGCAAGATTTGAAAAAGGAATAGATTTATCTAGGGCTGAAGAAGCAATTAATAGAGCATGTCATCTTATAGATTACTACGGATATGGTAAGGTTTTATCAGGAAAAAAAGATACTTTAGAAAATGAGATTGAAGTTAAAACTGTAGTTGTTAGTATTGATAGAATTAATAAACTGCTTGGAGAGAAGCTTAGCCCTGAAAAAATGTCTGAAATTCTAAGTAAACTCAAATTCAAAACTGAGATTCAAGGCAATAATCTAAGTATTGAAGTTCCAGAGTTTAGATTAGATATAGATATGGAAGCAGATATTGTAGAGGAAATTGCTAGATTATATGGATATAATAATATATTGTCACAAAATATAGTTGGAGAGCTTACTTCAGGTGTTAAAACTGAGGATAGAATATTTGAAGATTATATTAAGGATGCAATGATGTCAAACGGCTTAACAGAGGTTTTAACATATTCATTTGTTAGCCCGACATCTTTAGAAAAAATTGGAGAAAATCTTTCTAATGCAGTTAAGCTTATTAATCCTCTCGGTGAAGAAACCTCGGTTATGAGAACTAGTTTAGTTCCAGCTATGCTAGATATTTTATCTAGAAATTTATCTAGAAAAGTAGATTTCTTCAGTGGTTTTGAGGTAGGAAATATTTTTTCTAACCCTGATGCTCCTGTTCAAAAGAGAGCTATAGTGGCTGGGGTTTATGGAAAAGAAGAAGATTTCTTTACTATGAAATCAAGATTAGAAGGAGTATTAGATTATATTGGTATAGAATCTAGAAGTTATCAGCCATTTTCAGAAAATGAGTTATATCATCCTATGAGATGTGCTCAAATCTCATCCGGAGATGAACAAATAGGTTTTATAGGAGAAGTTCACCCTCTTATTGCTGAAAAATTTGACATTAAAAAAAGAGTTTATTTATTTACCTTAGATTTTGATATAATATCAGGTATAAGAACTAAGCTGAAGCTATACAAGCAGGTTCCTAAGTTTCCTGCTATAAAAAGAGATATTGCTCTTGTTGTATCTGAAGAAATAGCAGTAGGAAGTATCGAAAACTTAATTATTTCTAAAGGAAATAGCTTAATTGAGAAAGTTGAATTATTTGACATATATATGGGAGATCAAGTTCCAAAAGGGAAGAAGTCAGTTGCATATGGAATAACCTATAGAGCACTAGATAGAACTCTTACAGATGAGGAAATAAACTTAGTACAATCAAAGATTTTAACTCATTTGGCAGATGAACTTGGAGCGCATCTTAGAGAAATTTAG
- a CDS encoding cell division protein ZapA: MNKVTVKIANHEYTIVGEEKREYLLQLAAHVDEQIEATAKANPKLSQVMTAVLTSINIADEYYSEVRKNLEFKKTLSEPIKELEDCQNQIKSLERVIALKDDELGKKDIKIEEWKVLATEKDNEIASLKSNIIETEHRLIEAEEIVNDFQNRLYELQLKIVDLEEKK; this comes from the coding sequence ATGAACAAAGTAACTGTAAAAATAGCGAATCACGAATATACTATAGTTGGAGAAGAAAAGAGAGAATATTTATTACAGCTAGCAGCTCATGTGGATGAACAGATTGAAGCTACTGCCAAAGCTAATCCAAAGCTTAGTCAGGTTATGACAGCCGTACTTACTTCGATTAATATAGCGGATGAATATTATTCTGAAGTAAGAAAAAATCTGGAATTCAAAAAAACTCTTAGCGAGCCTATTAAGGAGCTTGAGGATTGTCAGAATCAAATTAAAAGCCTTGAAAGAGTAATTGCACTTAAAGATGATGAGCTTGGGAAAAAAGACATAAAAATAGAGGAATGGAAAGTTTTAGCTACTGAAAAAGACAATGAAATTGCGAGCTTAAAATCTAATATTATCGAAACTGAGCATAGACTGATAGAGGCAGAAGAAATAGTTAATGACTTTCAAAATAGACTGTATGAGCTACAATTAAAGATAGTAGACTTAGAGGAAAAAAAATAA